Part of the Leptospira yasudae genome is shown below.
CTTGAGTTTTTCGAAAGGAACTCGATTCAGATTCGATTCTTCCCAAACCGATAAATAGATTATGGAGCCGTTCAAACCGAAACCCTTATTGAATAAGTCGGAATTACGGCAGATCAAAAAATCCAGAACGAGGGTTGAAGGGAAAAAAGTACTCACGGACGACGTTAAAAAGCTGAAGTCTCTCAGCGTAACGCCGGATCTTCCCAAAAAAGAACTCATCCATTATTACAAAGAACCGATTTGGATCGAATATTATATTCCGAGAGAATCCAGATTCGCATACGAAGTCAAATATCTATTCGTTAAACTGGTCGATCCGATTCCGAAACCGGCGCCCGCCGATGAAATACTGCGTGAGGCGATTTCCAAAGGAGAATTTGTAGACGTGATGGATGTGCTGTTTCGGTATCCCGAAAAGGAAACGCTGATTCGAAACAGTTATCTCAATACGTTTTCGTTTTTGGAATCGATTTCCGCCAATTACAAACATTATCTGCAAACGAAAGACGCATACGATTTGAGAATTCCCTTGTTTCACACGGAGGCGTTGATGAAACGAGAGCCAACGGTTGCAACCTTGGAATTTTTAGGACCGTATACGATCTACAATCTCAATTGGTTGATCCGCAAGTTAAACGAGGCCGGACAGGAATTCTCTCTGGAAGACGAAACGATTTCCGTTTTGATCAAACGAAGAAACGAATACTGGGAGGAAAACTCCTTGGCTACGGACGAAGACTTCGAGTTATTCGCGGCCCTTTTTTACGAACAGGCCTTTCCGCACCGCGGTTCGGATTTTGACGACTCGCTTTTGTTTAAGGAAACAGGCGAAAACAACTAAGGATTGTTAGCGGGAAGTCGGAAACGGACTCCGACTTTCCCGTTTTTGGAAAGTATGTATTTCTTTTAGCTGATCTTTTTTTGAATTCCGGTCAACTTATCTTTGAGCACTAAAAACGGATGTTCGATTACAAGAAAAAAGAACCAGGATATAAGAAACGTTACGAATACTAAATAAATACTCGTAAGTAGAAACATCCATACCGTCGGCGTTCCTAAAAGTAAGGGAAGAATTTTCTTTGCTGCAAGAGGAATCGCGAAGATGTGCCAAAGATAGGCTGTGTATCCAAGTCGAGCGAATGGTCTAAATAGAGCCATTCCGAAAAATCGATTTAATATCCCTGGATAAAAAGAAAAATACATGAGGACTCCAAATCCGAAAGAAAGGGCGAGCGGTCGGAGAACCAAGGGCCAGGACTCGCCCGGATCCACCTGATGCGCTCCGATGACCAAAAGCAAACCAAATATTAGGATTATCGAATTTAAGATTTTATTTTTTTTCGCCCTTTCGGGAGTCATCGGAAAATGATGAAAGACTTCATATACTATCATTCCGGCAAGTATAGAATCGAACCTTGCATAAAAGAGATAGACTGCATGTACGTCAGCCGGAAATGCTAATTTCATTCTCACGAGAAAAGCGGTTATGAAACCGAAAAGATAAAATACGAATCGTGTGCGTATGCTCACCTTAAAAAGAAAAAAGACGCAAATAAACGGAAGAATCATATAAAAATGTTCTTCGATTGATAGGGACCAGCCTCCGTTGTACAAAGAGGTTGGATAAAAATCGGAAAAATAGAATAAGTCGATCCATACGGTGGCCATTTTACTTTTTGTATCGGCTATCAGAGCGAGAACCTGAGGATTGGTAATTTGCAGTTTTTCTAATTTAGCCAACTGTTGATGTTTACTGTAATAAAGAACGGCCAATGCGACGTAGTAGGCAGGAAAAATTCGTAGAGACCGTTTGATAAAAAATTGTTTGATTTCTATTTTTCCGCTTTTTTCGTGTTCTCGGAACAAGCCGCCGTAGATCAAAAATCCGCTGAGTAAAAAGAAAAAATCCACTCCCGATGAAAGTGACCCTAAAAAAAGACGAAGAGGGTCAGGATCTCCGGGGATGATCGTTTTTGCCGTGACCCATCCGTGAAAGATTACGACGGAAAGGATCGATAAGGCTCGAATTCCATTTAAATTTTCATATTCGTTCGGTTTTTTATGAAAAATGGAAAGAAAATAACGTCGTATATTCATTTTTTTTAAAATACTCATTATTATTTTAAATTCTACAATATATCCTAACTTTAGGAGTGAAGTATTACAAAAACAGCCAAACCTTACCGCGCAGCTTTTGAAACGGAACCAAACCGTAGTTTCTGGAATCCGTAGAATTTTCCCGGTTGTCGCCTAAAACCAAAAAATAGCCAGGAGGAATTCTTCCCGCGTCTCCGATCGGAACGTTTCCTTTAACTGCACTCATCGGAATCATGGAAAGGGACGGCGCAATCGTTTTAAAGCCCGGCTTTAAAAAAGTTTCCTGCAACGGCCCGTCATTGATGAGAATTCGATCGTTTTCAAAACGGAAATAATCTCCCGGAAGTCCGACGACTCTTTTTAAACTCAACTCTTCTTCCAATCCGTCGAGAACGAGAACTTCGAAGCGATCGACTTTCCCTTCGATGAAGGAAATTTCCCATTTCCCGATTCTTGCGGGAAATCCCCATTTGGTGACTAAGATCAAATCGCCTTCCTTATAAGAAGGGGCCATGGAGTAGCCCGAAATGAAATAGATCTGAAATAAAAAAATCCTCATCAAAAGAATCGTGAACAAGGAAAGAAAAACGGGAAGAATACTCCGCATATACTTTCTTATCTTCGATTTTATTTCGAGGGCTTTCATCGGAGCGTAAGACAATGTCCTCGGGATGAGGGTGGGGAGAAAAGCCAAAAAATGCGTCGATAAATTCAAAAAAACGGAAGATTAAAAAAACGATTATCGTTTCAGGATTCCTGTCCAGATTTCATATTCCTTAATCTTTAAATTCTGAAAGTTCAAAAGTTCCGATCTTAATCGAGGAAGTAGCGACTGTTGATCCCACGATATCGGTTTGACAAACTCTATCCCGGCGGAATTCTTCTCAATCTTCTCTTTGGTCTTGAAATCGATCCTTTCAAGATTGTATTGAACGAATGCGATTTTTTTATCCGGCCAGGTGCGGGAAGCTTTCTGAATGATTTCGATAACCTTTTCCGAATTCTCAGCCTTTAAAACGATTCTATCTAAATAGTGTGTTCCGATGGTATAAAAAGATAAATAATCAGTGTAAACCCAGATGTCCGCGTTAACACTCGATAGAATCGATTCGAACCTTTTGACATGAAGACTTCTTTCTCTTTGAATAACTAGGCCGAGTATGCCGAGTAAAAATGAATAAACGAAACAAATAACGAAGATCCATTTAATTCTTGTTTTGCCTTTGCGAATCGAATAGAACCAATACTTACGGATTAGGATACAATAAGGTATAATCAAGGATGCGAAAAACCGCGGTCCCCAGTTGTTGAATCCGTCATTCGGTGTTGTCAATAATACTAATATCAAAAAAAGCAGGGATGAGCCGAGAAGCGTGAAATTCGTTTTCGAGAGTTTTTTAAAACGAAATAGCAAAATTCCAAATAACAAAATCGCCAACGGTAAATATCCGAAATATCCGATCTTCAGCGGGCCGAAAAAGAGAAGATTCTTAATCCAGTCGATTCTGACGTTCCAACTTACGGAAAAACCTTTGAGATTTGCTATATATCTTGTTCCGAGAATCTGACCATAATCAATCCAATTGAAGATCAGAAAGATTGCGACGGTTGATAGAAAAGCTAAAAAAGTAAAAGTCGGCTTTGTTAGAATTTTTAAATCCTTCGTTTGAAGGTATTTTTTCAAAAATCCTATGGAATAGAATAGAAGGAACGATCCTGCAAAAATCAATCCTTCCAATCGGAACCAAACATAAAGCCCTAAAAATAGTCCTGCGAAACAATACTTCGCAAACGTAGGTCTTCCTTTAAAAAGAAGAATCAAAGGAATCAAGGAAAGCAGGATGATCAACGTATTTTCGGAAAAATCCAAGGAAAGAGGCCAAGCGAAGGTGGCAAAGAAAGATAGAAATAAAAACAGAAAGTCGAAGCGCCAATATCTTCTCAGAAGTATCAAAGTTATAAACGATATGATAACGGAAAAGTAGGGAAGGTTCTTAATGCCGACGATCCAGTAAAAAGGACTTACCAAAATTGCAAAGGAAATCGGGAATGCGCTGATCAATCGATCTTTGTTGATAACATAAAGGTTGGAGGGCAGATAATAATATTCTAAGTTTGTATCGATTCTTTTTCCGGGATAAAACAATTCTTCCGATTGAAATTTGTTTTGAATCAGAGATTCGATTTGTATCGCTTTATCGTGACTATCTTGAAAAAGAGAATACTCCGGGAATGTAAGTCGCAACGAACCGAAGATTCCGATGAACAAGAGCGACCAGAGTAAGACTTCTTTAGAGCGGGAATGGGAAAGGATCTTTTTCATATAACTTCTAATTGTTGATCCAAAGAAAAAAATTTGTCTAATGAGAAGACACGCTTCTACAGAACTTTGTTAAAGTGTCGCAGAGGAGGAAAAGAGCAACTATAAATTTCGAATAAAACCAAAAGCCGAAGCTGGAAAAGGGAGAAATAATTCAGCCGTTGACTTCCGGTCCCTTTCAAGGCTGTGCAAATTGATTTACAGACTTCCTCGTATGTTTTTTTATGAAATATCTCCTGAAATAGGTATTTTCCGCGTTATGAAAGCTGCTTTCTTATCTCTTTTTGAAAAACGAACTTGGGAAAAGGATTCTCTCAATGGACTGAGGGCCATTTCAATGATGGCTATTTTTATCTTTCACCTATCAGATCCGATTCGTGATCAGCTTCCGCAAGATACCGCCATCCTCAATACGTTCATAAGCAATCTCACTTCCTCGGTTGATTTATTTTTTATTTTAAGCGGCTTTTTGATTTACGGAGTTCTTTATCGGACTTGGGAAAAAACGGGAACGCTCAGTTTTAAAGAATTTTATATCAATCGAAGTTTAAGAATTTTTCCGGCGTATTATTCGTTCATCTTTATAACGCTTCTCGTAAATAAGTTGCAATTGAAAATGATGGCCGCCTCGTCCGATCCGAAAATTCAAGCCTTATTACCTTCCTATTCCGAATCCGTGAGTCGATGGATCTATGATGCGCTTTACGTATCGAATTACGTAACCTCTTCTCACTTTCATACATGGTCTCTTTCTCTGGAAGAGCAATTTTATTTGATCTTTCCGTTCATTTGCTATTTTATACTTTTTAAGTTATCGACTAAACCTCGGATTGTGTTTCTTGTTCTTTTGTATTTCTCTGCGGCGCTCATCCGATCTTTAGTTCATCAAGCGAACAGCGGAGATCAACCTTATCAAGTCTTCGATTTATTATTTCATCGTCCGGCGCACACACGATTTGATTCGATCGTAGCCGGAATTATGGCTTTCGAACTTTATAAGAATTGGAATATCATTCCAAAAGAACATGATCGAATCAGGGAGTGGTATTTTCTTCTACCCGGTTTATTGTTTTTATCGATAGCAAGTTTCGTTCCTTATAAATTCTCCGTTTATTACAATGTATTTCGCTTTAATTTTTCTAATCTGGGTTATGCAATGGTGATGCTCGCCAGCATCCATAATGTATCTTTTATCGGTAAGTTTTTAGGTCTCCGGATTTTTACTCCTTTGGCAAGAATCAGTTATGGAACTTATTTGTGGCACATCGTCGCAATATTCATTGCCGGCACGCAGTTAAGAATAAACGTTCACAGTATTTCCTGGCTTGAGTTTTGCAAAGCTCTTGTGATCGGTTTTTCATACGCGCTCATTTTTGCCTTCGTATCGTACATGTTGATCGAA
Proteins encoded:
- a CDS encoding acyltransferase family protein, whose translation is MKAAFLSLFEKRTWEKDSLNGLRAISMMAIFIFHLSDPIRDQLPQDTAILNTFISNLTSSVDLFFILSGFLIYGVLYRTWEKTGTLSFKEFYINRSLRIFPAYYSFIFITLLVNKLQLKMMAASSDPKIQALLPSYSESVSRWIYDALYVSNYVTSSHFHTWSLSLEEQFYLIFPFICYFILFKLSTKPRIVFLVLLYFSAALIRSLVHQANSGDQPYQVFDLLFHRPAHTRFDSIVAGIMAFELYKNWNIIPKEHDRIREWYFLLPGLLFLSIASFVPYKFSVYYNVFRFNFSNLGYAMVMLASIHNVSFIGKFLGLRIFTPLARISYGTYLWHIVAIFIAGTQLRINVHSISWLEFCKALVIGFSYALIFAFVSYMLIEYPFLSLKNRLKKD
- a CDS encoding LA_3751/LA_3752 family putative glycosyltransferase, whose product is MKKILSHSRSKEVLLWSLLFIGIFGSLRLTFPEYSLFQDSHDKAIQIESLIQNKFQSEELFYPGKRIDTNLEYYYLPSNLYVINKDRLISAFPISFAILVSPFYWIVGIKNLPYFSVIISFITLILLRRYWRFDFLFLFLSFFATFAWPLSLDFSENTLIILLSLIPLILLFKGRPTFAKYCFAGLFLGLYVWFRLEGLIFAGSFLLFYSIGFLKKYLQTKDLKILTKPTFTFLAFLSTVAIFLIFNWIDYGQILGTRYIANLKGFSVSWNVRIDWIKNLLFFGPLKIGYFGYLPLAILLFGILLFRFKKLSKTNFTLLGSSLLFLILVLLTTPNDGFNNWGPRFFASLIIPYCILIRKYWFYSIRKGKTRIKWIFVICFVYSFLLGILGLVIQRERSLHVKRFESILSSVNADIWVYTDYLSFYTIGTHYLDRIVLKAENSEKVIEIIQKASRTWPDKKIAFVQYNLERIDFKTKEKIEKNSAGIEFVKPISWDQQSLLPRLRSELLNFQNLKIKEYEIWTGILKR
- a CDS encoding acyltransferase family protein, which produces MSILKKMNIRRYFLSIFHKKPNEYENLNGIRALSILSVVIFHGWVTAKTIIPGDPDPLRLFLGSLSSGVDFFFLLSGFLIYGGLFREHEKSGKIEIKQFFIKRSLRIFPAYYVALAVLYYSKHQQLAKLEKLQITNPQVLALIADTKSKMATVWIDLFYFSDFYPTSLYNGGWSLSIEEHFYMILPFICVFFLFKVSIRTRFVFYLFGFITAFLVRMKLAFPADVHAVYLFYARFDSILAGMIVYEVFHHFPMTPERAKKNKILNSIILIFGLLLVIGAHQVDPGESWPLVLRPLALSFGFGVLMYFSFYPGILNRFFGMALFRPFARLGYTAYLWHIFAIPLAAKKILPLLLGTPTVWMFLLTSIYLVFVTFLISWFFFLVIEHPFLVLKDKLTGIQKKIS
- the lepB gene encoding signal peptidase I, yielding MKALEIKSKIRKYMRSILPVFLSLFTILLMRIFLFQIYFISGYSMAPSYKEGDLILVTKWGFPARIGKWEISFIEGKVDRFEVLVLDGLEEELSLKRVVGLPGDYFRFENDRILINDGPLQETFLKPGFKTIAPSLSMIPMSAVKGNVPIGDAGRIPPGYFLVLGDNRENSTDSRNYGLVPFQKLRGKVWLFL